The nucleotide sequence TCCTTCCGGCGATCGACGTGCCGGTGAGGTTCGAGTGGGCGTAACGGCTGGTGCCTGCGGTTGGTGCGGTTGGTGCCTGACCCCATTCGCCTGGTGCCTGACCCCATACCAGAATTGCCGCACGGTGGACTGGATGCTAAACCGACTGGGGAATCCTGCGGCGCCTGACGATCGCCCGAGCGGCTACGTCGGGCCGACCAACGCCTTCCATGGAGGGATCGATGAAGACGAGGATGTTTGTGTGCGGGGCCTCGGTGCTCGCCCTGGCTTTCGGCACGGCCGTTGCGGCTCACGCAGCGGAGGCGCCTAAAGCCGCGACGTCGACCGTCACCGAGACGACGACCACCACCAAGGACGAGACGGCCAAGCCGCTGCGCGGCTTCTACGCCGGCGGCAGCATCGGCGGGAGCTTCTTCCAGGGGCCGGGGCTCCACTCGAAGATCTTCTACTCGACGGCCAACGACCACGACGGCGACGGCGACACCGACTCGTTCACTGCCGACAAGATCGGACAGGAGAACAACTTCATGTGGTCGGTCTTCGCCGGGTATCGCATGGCCGACTGGCTCGGCGCCGAAGTGGGCTGGACCGACCTCGGCGGATTCAAGGCCACCGACCTGACCGACCCCGGTGACACCACCGCGCACAACGACCACATCCACGTCAACGTCGACGGCGTCGAGGCGAGGCTGCGCGCGTGGGTGCCGCTGTGGAGCGACCGCGTGGCCCTGATCGGCGGTCCGGGCATCTTCGTCTTCGCGTCGCACGGTAGCAAGAAATGCACCGGTTCCGACACCAGCGGGTGCGACAAGATCGGGAGCTATCCGCCGACCGCGCACGAGATCCCGGCCCTCGACTCACGCAATGACAGCGGCCAGGCCTTCACGCTGAGCGCGGGACTCCAGTTCCGCATCACCGACAACATCCTCTTGCGCACGGAATACGCGCACTTCTTCTCGGTGATGGACCAGGGCGTGGACATGGTCACAGCCAGCGTCGTCTTCGGCTTCTACGACCTGTTCGGACAGGGCGGCGGCGGAGGCGAGAGCATCGGCGGAGTTACCGTCGAGTAGCACGCCGCAACGAGATCCTGGCGGCGAGGCTCGCCGCCAGTCGAAGGCCCCGGGAGGCAGTGCGTCCCGGGGCCTTTTTCTTGTCGCTTTTACGCAACCCCGTTGTTGACGCGCACGCCGGTGTCGGGTCGAATCGCCGCTGCCGAACCACAATGCCGCGCGGGCCGGGATGGACCCGCGCGAGCCACAAATGCCCAGGGGAGGAGCCCACTACCCATGAAGTCGAGAACTGTCACGATCGCCTTGTCGTTGTCCGTCAGCGCGCTTGTCGCGGCCTGTGCCGCGCACAGGAGTGAGCCCGCCGCAGCGGCGCCCGCCGGCGAGAGCCACGCCAAAGCTGCCGCCAGCACACCACCGCCGGCCGGAAGCAAGCTGGCGCAGATCAACCACGGAATGGCCGACACCGACGTGCGCCGCATCCTCGGGGAGCCGGACACGTCGCACAGCTACATGACGGGAAAGCAGTTCATTCCCGGATACGCAGGAACGGATACGGCGCGCACCGAGTACATCTACCACGGCCAGGGACGCATCACGCTGTCGCGCAACCAGTACACCGGCGGCCTGTCGGTGATCCGCGTCGAGTACAATCCGGGCCTTTGAGCCACTGCCGAAACCAGACGGCGCAAAGAAGAAGGGCCGGGTCGAAACGACCCGGCCCTTTTTTGTTGCCGCCAGCAGCGGCGCTCTTCAGACGCCCGTGTTGTACGCGATGCCGAGACCGATCTGCCAGTCCGGCGCTTCGTTGATGCCGATCCCGAGCGTGGGACGCAGCAGCAACTCGCCCGGTCCGACGTGGAAGCTGATGTCCGCGCCCGGGAAAATGCTCACCGGGTCGGCGTCGTTCGACATGAAGTGGTTGTGCGTCAGCTCGGCGCGCACCACTACCTGGTCACCGAAGCCGCCGAGCATCGTCAGCGGCATCAGCACCGCCAGGTTGGCGTCGGTGTAGTCGTACTCGTCGCTCGGCGCATTGCGCGGCAGGCCGGTGTGCTTGTCGGCGACGATGTTGTTCGGATCGGTCGTCACCTCGTAGCCGAGGCTGGCGCGAATGTTGGTCGGGCCCGCAACGGCATTGAATGTCAGGTACGGCTCGAACCCGTACTCGTCGGTGCCGAGCCCGCTGCCGGCCGTCGGGAAGCTGAAGATCAGGCCGCCGCCGAGCGCGAAGTTCTCGGTGCGCAGCGGCATCACCTTGGCCCACGCCTTGAGGTCGCCGAAGTCGTTGTCGCTGCCGATCGTGTCCTGGTGCACGTAGACGTACGGCGCGAGCAAGCCCACCTCGAACAGCTCGGTGCCGAAGGAAGCATGCAGGTAGGTATTGACCGCCTCGACGTCGCCGACCGCCTTCGGATGATATTCGGCCGCGTAGACGGAGCCGAGCTCGGCCCAGATTCCGCGGGTCGTTTCCGCATCCGTGAGAAAGCCGGTGAACTCGCGCATGATGCGCGGCGCGACGACTTCCGGCGCCGGCGGCGCCGGCGGCGGTGCCGGGATTTCCTCGGGCTTTTCGGGCTCGCCGTACGCACCGGCGAAAGCGAGCGACGCCGCAGCCAGCACGGCAGACGCCAACACTACGGAGAAAACACCTTTCTTCATCTCATGCCTCCTAAAGAGCTTCCTTTTTTCAAGACCGGTGGTTCGCCGACTGTTGCATCCCAGCGCAGACAGTCAAGCAGGTCCCCCGGGCTTTCCGATCGCCCCCACGCCGGACAGTATTAGCATTTCTGCGGCGTGTGCACTGCATTCCGCGAAGGTTT is from Candidatus Binatia bacterium and encodes:
- a CDS encoding outer membrane beta-barrel protein, which gives rise to MKTRMFVCGASVLALAFGTAVAAHAAEAPKAATSTVTETTTTTKDETAKPLRGFYAGGSIGGSFFQGPGLHSKIFYSTANDHDGDGDTDSFTADKIGQENNFMWSVFAGYRMADWLGAEVGWTDLGGFKATDLTDPGDTTAHNDHIHVNVDGVEARLRAWVPLWSDRVALIGGPGIFVFASHGSKKCTGSDTSGCDKIGSYPPTAHEIPALDSRNDSGQAFTLSAGLQFRITDNILLRTEYAHFFSVMDQGVDMVTASVVFGFYDLFGQGGGGGESIGGVTVE